ATAAATCCAACTATTCTGTATTCATTTTTGAATTGATGCCCGCGTTCACTGGCCGACCAGACGCATGCAGCTTACGACCGTCACGTCGATAATGGCTATACGGGTGTGAATGTGGTTATTCAACTATGCATAATCAACTGTTTCGATACGGAAGCCATAGAAGTGCGGGTTAGACCGAGAAGTATTTCTGCAATTTGCGAACGATGGTGGGCTGACTCACCCCTAGATGCATGGCCATCTGCGTCGTCGTCGAGTACTTTTGACGCGCATCTTGCAAGATGCGTTTCTCGTATGCGGCTAACATATCCGGCAAAGACATTTTATCCATCACTGCCGTAGACGTATCCCCGGCGCGCTGGATGGCGATGGGTAGATCGGACAATTCAATGAAGTGACCGGGTGCGAGAACGACTGCTCGCTCGACAACGTGCTCCAACTCCCGGATATTCCCGGGCCAATGGTAGCTCAGGAAACGCTGCATGACGTCCTTCCCCAACGCCCTATCCAATCCGTGACGCAAATACATTTGATGCAAAAAGTGCATCACGAGCTCCACAATATCACTGGGCCGCTCCCGCAGTGGTGGAATCAACATCTCAACGGTATTGATGCGGTAATACAAATCTTCGCGGAACTTCCCCTCCTGGACCATGCTCGACATATCTCGATTGGTCGCGCAAACGAGGCGAAAGTTTGAGTGCACAGGTTTTGTTCCACCCACCTTGCGAAATTGTTTGTCCTCTAATACTTTTAAGAACTTTACCTGAAGTGCAAGTGGCAACTCGCCAACCTCGTCCAAAAACAGCGTCCCGTCGTGCGCGAGCTCAATTAACCCAACCTTGCCGGACTTGGCCGCTCCAGTGAACGCACCCGGTTCATACCCAAATAACTCAGATTCAATGAGGTGTGCCGGGATGGCCCCACAATTCACTTCAATGAATGGTCCGGACTTTCTATCACTTTGCCGATGGACCAGCTTGGCAAACGCGCTTTTTCCGACGCCAGATTCTCCAAGCAAAAGAACGGGTACGTCGTGCCTCGCGATGCGTGAAATCGACTCCGTCAATTGTTTCATACAATCACTTGCGATGAGCAAATCACACATCTCCCTATCCCGACCCCGCAATTGCTCCAATTCACGCCGAACCCGCGACATTTCCTCTTGCATCTCTGATAGGTGTGCGCGTAGCTCGAGGAGTTCCGTAACATCGTGTGAGTAGGAGACAATCCTTCGAATCTCCCCCTCCTCGCCAAACACAGGAACGCCGGTTACGAGCATTTTCTTATCATCCATTGTGGTCTGAAGCAAAACCTGACGGGTCCTTGTTTCGATGACTTTGCGCGTCACAGAGGGTTGAAAAATCTGGCTCTTCTCTAGTTCGATCACGGATTTTCCTACCAGTTCTTCTGGGGGAATGCGATAGGAGTTGGCGAATGATTGCGAAACACTGAGCACGATGCCGTCCCCATCTGTAATCAAAATGTCATCCAATGACGAATTGAGAATTAGTTGTAAATCCTCATTCGCCTGCTCCCAGTGTTCCACCGACTTCGTCGCCATCGGCTTAGATGACAATTTGTTCACTTCCCGCATGGCAGGTCATTCCTCCAATCGAACCAAATTTGTCACGCAAAAGCGCCACTCCCTTGACACCACGGATAGGCGAATACGACTTCGTCCACGAATACGACTTCGCCCAGGTTGGACACCTGGGCGAAGAACGCGAACATCCGGCGTACACGCACCAAAAGCGCATGTCGTATTACGCAGGAAGGCATTTGATTCGAGAAACGACTGAATGATAAGAATCAACGGACAATTCTAGATACGAAAATTCTATTGACGCACTGTTCCGCTGTCAAGAGAAATCCATCACAAGCGCAGCACCCGCCATTGAAGCGAAATCTATCTGACGGTATGCCCGCGTTCCACGAACCATCCCACTTTCGAAGGCACTGGATGAATATTCATGTGTTTTGGCTCCATAAAGCCTATCAGTCCTTCCGGTCCTAATTCACGACCTATACCGCTTTGCTTGAACCCGCCCCAAGGTGCTTCAACATGCGGAGTGTGATAGCCATTCAGCCATACAGTTCCAGCTCGCAAAGACCTCGCGATGCGTTCGGCGCGAGCGAGATGGTTCGTGATGACACCAGCCGCCAAGCCATATTTCGTATCGTTCGCTAGCCGTATGGCATCGGCTTCCTCGGCGAATGGTTGAATGGTAATGACCGGACCAAACACTTCCTCTTGTACAATCTCCATATCCTGGCGAACGTCCACGAAAACAGTCGGCTCGAGGAACAGCGGACCTATGTCAGCCTTGACCTTCCCACCACACAACAGCGTCGCCCCTGCACATTGGGCGTTTCGAATAAATCTGTTGATGTTCTCAAGGTGCTCAACACTCACGACAGGGCCGAGCTCTGTGGTTGGATGGAATGGATCCCCCAATTTAAGGCCCGTCGCCCTCCGCCTGAACTTCTCGGTGAATTCCTTATATATCGCCTCGTGAACCAAGAGTCGAGAGGATGCGACACAAACCTGTCCTTGGTTGAAAAAGGCTCCGAACAACGCAATATCTACCGAAATGTCGATGTCCACGTCGTCAAACACAAGTAACGGGGACTTTCCACCCAACTCCAAAGAGATGCGTTTGAGCCCTTCGGCGCAAGCTGCGTAAATGTGTTTGCCCGTCTTGGCACCGCCTGTGAAGGAAATTTTGTCCACGTCCGGGTGCCTGACGATTTCTTCCCCCACCTGACCATCACCAAGCACAATGTTGAACACACCATTAGGAACGCCACTTGCGTGTGCCAAAGTGCCAAGCTTCAGCGCAGTCAATGGCGTTAACTCCGCCGGCTTAAAGACGACCGTGTTTCCTGCCGCCAAAGCCGGAGCGAGTTTCCAGACGCCCAGTAAAAGTGGGAAGTTCCAAGGGACAATCAACCCACACACCCCGACGGGCTCGTATACCACAACACTTTTCGATCCGTCCCACATATCTTTCTGCCACGGCTCTTTAGAGGCAATCAAGTCGGCATAGTAACGGAAACAGGATACGGAATCTGCCACATCCAATTCCGACTCCCGAAGGGGTTTGCCTGTGTTTTGTGTCTCCAAGTGCGCAAACTCGTCTGCAGCCGTTTCGAGTGCATCCGCCAGTTTGCGTAAAACTTGAACGCGAAGCGCCGTATCCGTCGCCCAATTCGTTTGATGAAACGCACGCTGCGCCGCCATGACGGCCTCGTCTACTTGTGTCGCATCGGCATCCCGAATCCGGGCAATCTCTTCACCCGTCGCGGGATTACGCAAGGGGCGGACCGAGGCCGCACCTTCAATCCACGCTCCATCAATCAGTAGTTGAAGATATTCAGCCAATGTGAATCTCCTTTAGCTGCTCCAGTTTTTTACTTGCCTCACGTTTTTGCAATGCCAACAATGTGATAAACTCGTAAATCACATTAGCTGCGGCCGCCGCGGTGATTTGCCCATGATCATAAGAGGGAAGCACCTCAACCAAATCGAAGCCGACAAATTGAATTCCGGTGAGTCCACGCACCAGTGTGAGTGCATCGTCAATGCTCACACCTGCCACTTCCGGTGTACCTGTGCCTGGCGCATAGCTCGGGTCTAAGAAATCGATATCAAAGGTAAGAAAAGCTGGACCCTGACCTACGCGTTCATGAATCAATTTCAGGGTTTCATCCACACCCATGCGCTTGAACTGGTTCGTCGAATAGACCGCAAAGCCCAATCGCCGCGCATCGTCCAAATCATCAGGCGAATAAAGCGCGCCGCGCATCCCTACCTGAATCGACCTTGAAACGTCGAGCAATCCCTCCTCAAGTGCCCGCCGGAATGGCGTACCATGGTTATACTTTTGTCCAAAATAACTGTCCCAGGTATCTGAGTGGGCATCAAAGTGAACCAGCGCAACCGGGCCGTGTTTCCGGGCAACCGCACGAAGTTCCCCTAATGTAATGGCGTGATCGCCTCCTAGACAAATCGGTACAATCCCCCGCTCCAACACAGGGCCCAGGGTCTCGACAATCTTGTCATAAGTGAGCTGAATATACCCAGGAATAACAGGTACATCGCCATAATCGACACCAGAAACATAGTCGAATACATTGATATCCTGTTCGACGTTGTACGGACGAAGAAGAATGGAGAAGTCGCGGATGGCTTCGGGCCCAAATCGCTGCCCTGTGCGAAACGATGCACCGGAATCAAACGGAATACCAGCAATCACAAAATCCATGTCATCATCGAGGTGTTCTACATATGGAAGCCGAGCGAACGTGCGAGGTCCGCAAAAACGTGGGGATTGAAACGAGTCCTTCGGTTGATAACGCATGCGATGTACCCCCTGCATTCAATGTCTGACGTACCTACCCATTTTCTAAGCAATTTTCATGCCATCATCGCCAGGGGTACTTCGCGGAGTGCACTCCCTTGTACATCGCAATTGAAATTACGAGCACGCATGCGCATATGCACACGTCCCGCAAGTAGAGGATTTAGAGAACGCTATGCACTTTTGAATAACGAGGTTCCAGAAGATGAACCCAATGGACTATGCAAAATTGAATAGTTATGCAATTGTGTATACATGATTCCGAGTGGGCCATTGCACGTTCGCTATCCTGGGTGCATCCCAGTGAGGACTCAGTCGTCCTCGACATACCTTCTAGGAACGCGGGGTGAAATAGAGCATAAAAGTTCATATGGAATCGTCTGCGCCAAATCTGCAAGTTCAGGAAGTGTCTGCTCGTCGTATATCGTGACGACTTCGCCAGCCTCAACGCCATCCACTTGACTAACATCTATCATCGTCTGATCCATACAAATCATCCCTACAATGGGGCACTTGACTCCCCGCACGACTGCATAACCCCGATTGGATAAAGAACGATGATACCCGTCTGCATATCCGACAGGCAACGTAGCCACTTTCATAGTTTGCTTGGTGATAAACGTCCTACCATAACTGACGGAAGTTCCAGGGGGAAGAACTTTACAATAGGCTATTCGGGTGTACATCGTTAGGGTCTGTCGTAAAGTTATCCGATCCCGGTTGACCTCTGATGAAGGATACACGCCGTACAAACTAATACCTAGTCGCACCATGTTTAAATAACTTTCCGGGAATTGAAGAATTGCTGCAGAATTTGCTGCATGAAGAATCAATGATTCAGCGGTGTTGAGATGCATTGTGTTTCGGAGTGCATAAAATAGTTCACTCGCCTGTTGCAATTGCTGCATCGTGTACGTTTTTTCTGCTGAATCCGCCTGTGCGAAATGCGTAAAAGCACCATCAATATAGATACTGGGATGAGCGGATATCGCTTCAACTTCCATCGCCAGTTCATCGGCGGTACGTACGCCCAGTCTTCCCATACCTGTGTCTAGTTTGAGATGAACATGTAAGTCAATCATTTGCCCACGTGGAAACTTTGCGACAAGTTCCTTCGCATGTTGTAATCCAACGACAGTCAACACAATCCTCTGCCGGGCGGCGACGATTGCGTACTCCCCGGATACATACCCCAGCACAAGTATGGGCAGTTCGATTCCAGCCCTTCGCAGCGCGATAGCCTCGTCTAATGTGGCGACGCCAAGGTAATTTGCCCCCGCCTCAATGGCAGCCTTTACGACTGGAGACGCACCATGTCCATATGCATTCGCCTTGACGACCGCCATAATCATAATATCAGGCCCCACACACGCACGTACGGCACGAACATTATGCCTGATGGCATCAAGGTTCACCTCTGCCCAGGTGTCGCGATAATGCTGTTCCTTCGTAAGATGGATCATGGTGCAATCCCCTTCCTCATCGCTTCGTCAAGAAATCATAGATGTGACGTCAGCAAATGGCATCGAAAGTGCCGTCGCAACAGAGGGATGCGTGATGTAACCCGCGACCGTGTTGACACCAGGACGAAGTGCAGCGTTGTCGTGCGCAGCTTTCATCCAACCATCCCTTGCAATCTGTAGCGCATATGGCAATGTTGCGTTCGTAAGTGCCAATGTGGATGACCGTGCCACAGCACCGGGTATATTCGCTACGGCATAGTGAATCACGCCATACTTCGTGTAAACAGGGTCTTCGTGGGTTGTGATTTTATCAATGGTCTCAACCGATCCCCCTTGGTCGATAGCGACATCAACAATCACAGCCCCCTCCTTCATCGCCTGCACCATTGCTGTCGTTACCAATTTCGGCGCTTTCGCACCCGGAATTAGAACAGAGCTAATCAACAGATCTGCAGTTTGAGCGGACGTAGCAATCTCGTCCTCGGTGGAGACAACTGTTTCTACTCGGCCATCGAATAAATCATCCAGGTACGCTAGGCGGTCGGCGCTCTTATCTAGAATCGTCACATGCGCCCCCATACCCACTGCAATTTTCGCTGCATTGGTACCAACGGTCCCGCCACCAATGATGACGACGTTCGCGGCACGCACGCCAGGGACGCCACCAAGCAGCACACCTGGTCCACCATAGTGATTCGTCAAAAACTGCGCTCCAATTTGCGGCGCCATGCGCCCAGCAATTTCACTCATTGGCGCCAACAGAGGCAAACTGCCATTTGCCGCTTGAACGGTCTCATAGCCAATCCCTACAGTTTCCTTCTCTACGAGTTGGCGCGCTAGCTCAGGTTCTGCAGCAAGGTGCAGGTAGGTAAACAAGATTAAATCCTTTCGAAAAAAGCGATACTCTGTCGGCTGTGGTTCCTTGACCTTCATCACCATATTCGATTCCATCCAGGCCGCTTCGTGCGAAACTAAAGTTGCACCAGCCTGTGCGTATTCCTCATCGCGAAATCCACAACCACTACCGGCACCCCGTTCAACCAACACGCGATGCCCCTGTTGCACGAGGAGTTTTGCGCCCCCAGGCGTCAGCGAAACACGGTTTTCATTGTTTTTAATTTCTTTCGGTACACCAATAATCATGGTAGTCCCTCCTAATTCTTCAGTCTCAACCCAATATCCGCAATGCATTGTAGTAGGCCACCTGCGTGATTTCCTGTTCAGAAAATCCACGTACAATCAACCTGTTTAAAAGCCCCGGGACATCTTCGACGCGCCACAATCCCTCAGTCCGTTCCGGAAACCCGTAGATATTCGGCAAGTAGTCCATGAAATCAAAGCCAAAAGCAACATGCTCGATGCCAATTAAATTTGCAATGTAGACGAGGTGATCGATAAATCTATCCATGTCCGCCTTGTCCTCATCAATAAACTTCGCGTACGAGTTCAACCCAACAATCCCATGTCTACGGCCGATTTCTCTCAAATGACAGTCTGAAAGATTACGTGGATGGTCGCAAAGCGCACGGGCGTTCGAATGCGAAGCTATAACGATACCCGGAGCGGCATCTAGTACCTCCTCTGTCGAAAGCTCGTCAAGATGGGACACATCAATCAGAATTTTGCTTTCCGCTAGACGTTCCACTACTTTTCGCCCAAACGTCGTTAATCCCATGCATCCGGCGGGATCGAAAAAAGTTCCGGGTCCACTCGCGATTGCATTCTGTTCGCCCCAGACCAAAATGGCGTGACGCAAACCTACTTGGCGTAAGATGCCCATCGATAATGCAAATTGTTCTTTCAGAGCCTCTTCTTCGTCCCTATACTGTGTCCCCTGGAGCCACCACTGTTCTACGAATGTCATCCCCTCGACACCAAGAACAACAGCAACCTTACCAGCCGCTACCACATTTTGAAGCGACTTTTGGTCTTTCACGAGTTCCACGCAATCGCAACATTCATGAAAATCGGCCAGCAGCGCTCCAAGAAGTTCAATCAGTCGATGTGCGCTCCGTTGCCGATGCTCAGGTTCTACCCAGAGTACAAACACGACAGCTTTCACACCGCTCGCCCGCAAACGCGGATAATGGTGGGTTCGGAAAACGTTATGCTCACCCTGGGCCCTTCTACGTGCAATATCCGTGGGAATATCCGAGTGCAAATCGAAAACAGGCGTCATTTGATCACGCACACACCGCCCACCTTTCTATTGGCTCATTATAGAAGTGCACAACACATATATCAATATACTTAAATTATTGCAAATGAATTTTATTATAAAGAAATTCAAACAGGTTGTCCGTTGACACGGATCACCTGATAAATATAATGAATCATATATTCAGAAATTATAGTATATTGAATCGAACAGACCTGAATCGTTTACTTACATCGTCATGAAACAGATGAAGGAGGGAATTTCGTGCATACCGAAAAACACACTCAAGGAGAGTTCAAGCAAGTATTAAGTATGAAACAAGTCGTTGCCATTGCTATCGCAGCCATTTCCCCAACAACCTCGGTTTTCCTGGTATATGGAGAAGGGCTGTCATCAGCGGGGACTGGCGTCTTTTGGGCATTTGTCATCGGCGCCTGTATTGCCATCTCGATGGCGTTCTGCTACGCGGAATTGGGTTCGGTTTTCCCAGGGGCCGGCGGTGCATATACAATTGTGCGCCGCGCATTAGGTAAACCATTTGGCTTTATTGCAGCACTCCTATTTCTCGTACTTGGTGTCGTAGTGACTGCAAGTATTCTCGTATCCTCGGCGACATATTTGAACTCACTTGTTCCACAAATCCCAGTCAACTGGGCCGCAGTTGTCATGATGGGCATTGTCACCTGGTTTTCCCTCGAACGCATTGGTGCGGCCAGTTGGGTCGCAATGGCGATGCTCATCATCGAACTGGCCGTCATTTTTGCATTCATTGTGATTACATTCGTCGGAGCACGCCACTCCGTATCGTTTATCTTTCATCCAACCACAGTGAATGCGCAGGGCCACCTGATCAACACAGGCATGGCCGGATTACTTGCAGCTGTAGTTCCCGCGCTCTTCGCATTCAATGGCTACGACTGGCCGCTTTACTTTGCTGAGGAAACGCATGAGCCGAAGCGCGTGCTACCACGTGCAGTCATGGTCGCCGTGATTGCCTCTGTCGTCACCGAATTGTTAGGTGTCATCTCATCTACGCTCGCCATGCCCAGCCTCTCCGAGGCCATGAAATCAAGTGCCCCGTTAACCTATATTGCACAATCCAGTGCTGGTCATATTGGTGCTACCATCTTAATTATCGGTGTTGTCATTGCGATGTTTGACACCGGCCTAAGCGGCAATCTTGCTTATGCCCGGATTTATTTAGACACAGCTAGGCAAGACAATTGGCCGGGGCCTATCAACCGCTTTTTTGGAAGTATGAATCGCCACAATGTCCCAAAGTGGGGATTCGTTTTTCTTGGCATCGGCAACGCAATTTTGTGTTACTTCACTTCATTGAACAACTTGATTACGTTCACTGGTGTGATTATCGTCGTCATCTACTTACTCATTGCCACTTCGGCGTTGATTCATCGATATAAAAACCGCTCGGCCGACCGTCCGTTCCGCATGCCACTCTGGCCGATTCCACCTGTTATCGCCATCATCGGTGTGATTCTCGCACTCACACAACAAGGGCTCGGTGACTTACTCAAAACAGCTATCATCATCGCCATCGCCGTCATTTACTGGTTCGCGTATCTGCGGTTGAAGAAAGATGGCGTAGCCTCCACCACTGACAAAACAGCCACGGTGATTCGTCACTAATCTGTTCATTATCCTGAAAACCCATATCCTCCTCCAGAAAAATGAGTACTTCTGCAAGGACCGTTGTACTCATTTTTCTCTCCCCCCAACCTGTTAAATATTTGCTATACTTTTATCACACACTATTTTGCTGTCTACATTGAAGGGAATCGAGCACTCCATGGAGTTTGACTACATAAAACTGCGAGACGTCCGACAGAAAAAAGGACTCACTATCAAGGATTTAGCAGAAGCATGCGGCGTTAGTCAAAGCCTCATCAGTCAGGTTGAACGTGGAAAGGTCACGCCAACACTCACGGTTTTTTGGAGAATATGTCAAAAGCTCGACATCCCTATGCATTATTTTTTCGAGAACCAGAAAGATGAAAGCATGGTTGTGCGCAAAGAACAGCGAAAAATCATCCAAATTTCCAATTCCAACGTTCGGTATCAGCTGTTGAGCCCAAACCTACAAGGTCAGATAGAATTCCTAATCGTTGAGATTGAGCCCGGTACGATTCATGATCCGGAGGGAATGGTCAGCCACGCAGGCGAAGAATGTGGGTTAGTTCTTGAAGGTGAACTTGACATACGACTTGGAAATCAGGAAATTCATCTCAATGAAGGGGACAGCATCTGTTTCCCGTCCTCAACCCCTCATCGCTTTCGTAACCCTGGACAAAAAACCTGCAGATCTGTGTGGGCGATGACGCCACCCAGTTTTTAAACCTAGGGATGGAAAGAGCCGACATCAAATGGATCTCGCCCATTTTGACATCGACTCCTGAGTACATATGATGTTACGAATCACAAACCCGCTTCGGCTTCTCCCGCGAACCCATTCGGGTTCTTTAATTGCCAGTTCCAAGCATCGGCACACATCTGCACGAGATTATACTTCGCCCGCCAGCCTAACTCGCGCTGCGCCTTGGATACATCCGCATAACTCACCGGTGCATCACCCGGCCGACGCGGGCCAATGCGCCGCGGAATCTTGACACCAGACGCCTCTTCGAAGGCGTGAACCACTTCAAGCACACTGCTTCCAACACCCGTACCGAGATTGTAAATTTCGAAGCCGGGCTTGTCCACGAGACTTTCCAGGGCTTTGACATGGCCTTCGGCGAGATCCATCACGTGGATGTAATCGCGAATGCACGTTCCATCTGGCGTCGGGTAATCGTCGCCGTGAATCGTCAACTCCGGCAATCGGCCAATCGCCACCTGCGTGACATACGGGAGCAAGTTGCTCGGAACCCCGTTCGGGTCTTCGCCAATCAGCCCACTTTCATGCGCCCCGACTGGATTGAAATAGCGCAGTGCCGCCACACGCCAGGCGCTGTCCGCCTCGCAGAGATCTCGTAATACCTGCTCCAGCATCACTTTGGTCTGCCCGTATGGATTGATGGCCGCAACGGGCATGTCCTCCGTAAATGGAACATCATCACTCGTTCCGTACACAGTCGCCGACGAACTGAATACCATTTTGGTGACGCCAAATTTCTGCATCACCTCACACAAAATGACCGTCCCCGTAAAATTGTTGTGATAATATTTCAGCGGCTGTGAAACGGACTCCCCGACAGCCTTATACCCCGCAAAGTGGATGACGGCATCCAGCTTTTCCCGGGCAAATACGTCCTCGACCTCGAATTGATTCAACAAATCGACATTGTATATTGCAAAGTCCTTGCCACAAATCTCTGCAACGCGGCGAAGAGACTCCGGTTTACTATTCGCAAAGCTGTCCAACACGACGATATCGTGTCCAGCGTCCAACAACGCAACACAGGTATGACTGCCAATATACCCAGCTCCACCCGTGATCAAAACTTTCATCGACGTCGCCTCGTTTCCTTCATGCGCAATTTGATACGCTATACACTTTATAACATAGGAGACGCACGCGTGGGGAATTTTGGGCCATGGATTCACTAAGCAAAGGTCGTGATCGTTGGAAACAGTCGCGCAAAAGTGGGGCTTCTGTCCGTTGCAGCACAGTTGTCTTCGCTGGAACAGCGCACGTATTGTGCCTGATGCGCACCTGAGCTGATCATCGCTTCGTCGATATGGTACGTGACAAAAAGAATCGTATTGTTGAAAATCTACGCAGATGGCCAACAGCTAGTTCTGCTATAATGGAAAAAATACGTACTCAGTTTCGTTCTCCCAGTGCAACAAACGCTTACATTCACGCCATCGCGGATTTCATGTATTTGGAACGGAGGAGCTGTCATTTGAAGTTGCGTTGCGCCGTATTAGACGACTACCAACAAGTCGCAGCAACCATAACCGATTGGACACCTGTCACGGACAAAGTGGATGTCACCACGTTCCACCATCACATCGACGGCGAAGACGCACTAGTCGACGCCATTCAAGACTTTGATATTGTGGTGGCGATGCGCGAACGCACACCGTTCTCCGCATCTATCTTCAACCGCCTGCCAAAACTCCAGTTACTCGTAACCACTGGAATGCGCAATGCGGCCATCGACATAGCTGCCGCGAACGCCCACAACGTGACGGTATGTGGAACAGAGGGTAGTTCCTTTGCGACAGGAGAGCTGACCTGGGCCCTTATCCTGGGACTTGCCAGACATATCGTGGAAGAAAATCAGACACTGCGAAGTGGCGGACGCTGGCAGAGTACAGTGGGCACAGATCTCTACGGCCGCACGCTCGGTGTCTTAGGTCTTGGCCGCATCGGAAGCCAGGTAGCGCGCATCGGGCTGGCCTTTGGGATGCGTGTCGTCGCGTGGAGTCAAAACTTGACCGCCGCGCGAGCAGAAGAAGTAGGTGTCGAACTTGCGCCGTCGAAAGAGGCGTTGCTGGAATCTAGCGATTTTGTCTCTATCCA
Above is a genomic segment from Alicyclobacillus acidoterrestris containing:
- a CDS encoding D-2-hydroxyacid dehydrogenase family protein, with the translated sequence MKLRCAVLDDYQQVAATITDWTPVTDKVDVTTFHHHIDGEDALVDAIQDFDIVVAMRERTPFSASIFNRLPKLQLLVTTGMRNAAIDIAAANAHNVTVCGTEGSSFATGELTWALILGLARHIVEENQTLRSGGRWQSTVGTDLYGRTLGVLGLGRIGSQVARIGLAFGMRVVAWSQNLTAARAEEVGVELAPSKEALLESSDFVSIHLVLSDRTRGLIGQRELSLIKPSAYLINTSRAPIVDQNALIESLEQGRIAGAGLDVFEVEPLPPDHRLRTLPNVLATPHIGYVSEDTYRAWFHQVVEDIAAFLAGSPVRRVN
- the galE gene encoding UDP-glucose 4-epimerase GalE — translated: MKVLITGGAGYIGSHTCVALLDAGHDIVVLDSFANSKPESLRRVAEICGKDFAIYNVDLLNQFEVEDVFAREKLDAVIHFAGYKAVGESVSQPLKYYHNNFTGTVILCEVMQKFGVTKMVFSSSATVYGTSDDVPFTEDMPVAAINPYGQTKVMLEQVLRDLCEADSAWRVAALRYFNPVGAHESGLIGEDPNGVPSNLLPYVTQVAIGRLPELTIHGDDYPTPDGTCIRDYIHVMDLAEGHVKALESLVDKPGFEIYNLGTGVGSSVLEVVHAFEEASGVKIPRRIGPRRPGDAPVSYADVSKAQRELGWRAKYNLVQMCADAWNWQLKNPNGFAGEAEAGL